The following proteins come from a genomic window of Brevibacillus antibioticus:
- the loaP gene encoding antiterminator LoaP — MAILYWYALFVESGQEEVVQKFLNLYFDETSLHSVVPKRRVPEKKAGAVKHVLKKMFPGYVLIKTRMTDEVFHTLKKVPKCYKLLSQGTVYSKDEGTYYSKIDEREMSLILQLIGDGEIVGYSGIYIENSRISVTSGPLQGMEGIITKIDRHKKRAKIHLNFMGAERIIDVGVEILSPCIPQLQKAT, encoded by the coding sequence ATGGCTATTTTGTATTGGTACGCACTATTCGTTGAATCCGGTCAAGAAGAGGTCGTGCAAAAGTTCCTGAACCTGTACTTTGATGAAACTTCCCTCCACTCTGTCGTACCGAAACGCAGAGTCCCCGAGAAGAAGGCAGGCGCTGTTAAGCACGTGCTGAAGAAAATGTTCCCTGGCTACGTGTTGATCAAGACCCGCATGACCGATGAAGTTTTTCACACCTTGAAAAAAGTCCCCAAGTGCTACAAGCTGCTCAGCCAAGGCACGGTCTACTCCAAAGATGAAGGAACCTACTACTCCAAAATTGACGAACGCGAGATGTCACTGATCTTGCAACTGATCGGAGACGGAGAGATCGTTGGCTATTCGGGCATCTACATAGAAAATTCACGTATCTCCGTAACCTCCGGTCCGCTGCAGGGCATGGAAGGCATCATCACCAAAATAGACCGTCACAAAAAGCGGGCGAAGATCCACCTCAACTTCATGGGTGCCGAGAGGATCATTGACGTAGGCGTGGAGATCCTCTCCCCTTGCATCCCGCAGCTACAAAAGGCCACGTAA
- the fabD gene encoding ACP S-malonyltransferase: MGKPVVFLFSGQGSQFYQMGRGLYEEVSEFRKWMNKLDEMVTPLVGESVLARLYAEDKRRDEPFERTLLTHPAIFMVEYALAQALMDHGVKPDAVLGSSMGEFAAAAVAGVLDVEVALELVVEQAKAFEATCLPGGMIGILQEPSIYDRIPLLRQNTEMASINSDAHFVVAGPAAMLPRIGEALQEKGIAYQVLPVSFAYHSSWVDPAAASYVARLRGLSYRQPQVRFYSGVTGRRETALRSEYFWEVARQPIRFAEAVQALEQGDDCLYVDLGPSGTLANLAKRSFKQDSLSQSYAVLTPYQQDLKNFNKVCEQQEQLISSPIRKEGQPMKAYVFPGQGSQHKGMGGTLFDEFTDLMAQADEILGYSIKRLCLEDPDNQLGQTQYTQPALYVVSALSFLKKVQETGCKPDYVAGHSLGEYNALFAAGAFDFATGLRMVKKRGELMSLASGGGMAAVIGFTVEQIDRVLMENGLDAIDIANHNSPDQIVIAGLKTDILRAQPFFEEAGVRMYIPLNVSGAFHSRYMAESKRSFEAYLESFEFSKLEIPVISNIYARPYKQRQVKDNLVQQIVSPVKWTDSVRYLMGLGEIEIEEVGPGNVLTKLITSIRRKAEPLVIEPEAEDVEEAEEAVLVAVAASVTVPEVTKESVAEVAVAVEAPAPAPVEVVPVREAVSEPVVRVSRRASTAESLGDEEFKKDYNLKYAYVTGSMYRGVASERLVIQVGKAGMLGFYGTGGMKLEQIEQAIRTIQQALMHGEAYGMNLLHNQGNPSMEEMTVDLFLRTGVRNVEASAYMAVNSALVRYRAKGLKRSAEGGVIVENRILAKVSRPEVAEAFLSPAPERIVDKLLLEQRITREEADLLREVPVADDITVEADSGGHTDQGVSSVLLPSIVRLRDEMMAKYGYKKKIRIGAAGGIGTPEAAVAALVLGADYLVTGSINQCTVEAQTSESVKDLLQEMNVQDTAYAPAGDMFEIGARVQVLKKGVFFSARANKLYDLYRQFNSLEEIDEKTRRILQERYFKRSFDEVYREVQAYVAPQEIEKAERNPKHKMALIFKWYFGYSSRMALSGDAEHTVDYQVHCGPALGAFNRWVKGTPLESWRARHVDVIGEKLMRETADLLNRRISELVGL; encoded by the coding sequence ATGGGTAAGCCGGTCGTGTTTCTTTTCTCCGGACAGGGTTCTCAGTTTTACCAGATGGGTCGAGGGCTCTATGAGGAGGTATCTGAGTTTCGCAAGTGGATGAACAAGTTGGACGAGATGGTGACGCCGCTCGTCGGGGAGTCGGTGCTGGCGCGTCTGTATGCGGAGGACAAGCGCCGAGACGAGCCGTTTGAACGGACGCTATTGACCCACCCCGCGATCTTCATGGTGGAATATGCGCTGGCGCAGGCGCTGATGGACCACGGGGTCAAGCCAGATGCGGTCCTTGGCAGCAGCATGGGCGAGTTCGCGGCGGCGGCTGTGGCAGGTGTGCTCGATGTGGAGGTCGCGTTGGAGCTGGTGGTGGAGCAGGCCAAGGCTTTTGAGGCTACCTGTCTCCCCGGCGGGATGATCGGGATTCTGCAGGAGCCGAGCATCTATGACAGGATACCGCTCTTGCGTCAGAACACGGAGATGGCGTCGATCAATTCGGACGCGCATTTTGTGGTGGCCGGCCCGGCGGCGATGCTGCCGAGAATCGGGGAGGCGCTTCAGGAGAAAGGCATCGCCTATCAGGTTCTGCCGGTCTCCTTTGCGTACCATTCCTCATGGGTTGATCCGGCTGCTGCTTCCTATGTGGCCCGGTTGCGCGGGCTCTCGTATCGCCAGCCTCAGGTGCGATTTTATTCCGGGGTGACCGGGCGGCGGGAGACAGCGCTGAGGAGCGAGTATTTCTGGGAGGTGGCGCGACAGCCGATTCGCTTTGCCGAAGCGGTGCAGGCGCTGGAGCAGGGAGACGATTGCCTGTACGTGGACTTGGGTCCTTCGGGAACGCTGGCCAATCTGGCCAAGCGGAGTTTTAAACAGGATTCGCTCTCGCAAAGCTATGCGGTCCTCACGCCGTATCAGCAGGATCTCAAGAACTTCAACAAGGTTTGCGAGCAACAGGAGCAACTCATTTCATCGCCCATCAGAAAGGAAGGACAACCTATGAAAGCATACGTGTTTCCTGGACAAGGTTCTCAGCACAAAGGCATGGGAGGTACGCTGTTTGACGAGTTTACAGATCTGATGGCACAAGCGGATGAGATCTTGGGCTATTCGATCAAAAGGCTGTGCTTGGAGGACCCGGACAATCAGCTGGGTCAGACGCAGTACACACAACCAGCTCTGTATGTGGTCAGTGCACTGAGTTTTCTCAAGAAGGTGCAGGAGACGGGATGCAAGCCGGATTATGTGGCCGGGCACAGCTTGGGTGAGTACAATGCGCTGTTTGCGGCTGGGGCGTTTGATTTTGCTACCGGTCTGCGGATGGTCAAGAAGCGGGGCGAACTGATGAGCCTTGCGAGCGGTGGGGGCATGGCGGCGGTGATCGGGTTTACGGTGGAGCAAATCGACCGGGTGCTGATGGAGAACGGGCTGGACGCAATCGACATCGCCAACCACAATTCGCCGGACCAGATTGTCATCGCGGGCTTGAAGACGGACATCCTGCGCGCGCAGCCGTTTTTTGAGGAAGCGGGCGTGCGCATGTACATTCCGCTCAATGTGAGCGGGGCTTTCCATTCCCGGTATATGGCGGAGAGCAAGCGAAGTTTTGAAGCGTATCTGGAATCGTTCGAATTTTCGAAACTGGAGATTCCGGTCATCTCGAACATTTATGCGCGTCCGTACAAGCAACGGCAGGTGAAGGATAATTTGGTGCAGCAGATCGTGTCTCCGGTCAAGTGGACGGACAGCGTGCGCTATCTGATGGGCCTTGGCGAGATTGAGATCGAAGAGGTTGGGCCGGGCAATGTCCTGACCAAGCTCATCACCTCGATCCGCCGCAAAGCGGAACCGCTCGTGATCGAGCCGGAAGCGGAAGACGTGGAAGAGGCGGAAGAGGCGGTGCTGGTGGCTGTGGCGGCGTCTGTGACTGTGCCTGAGGTGACGAAAGAATCGGTCGCGGAGGTGGCAGTCGCTGTTGAGGCGCCTGCTCCGGCTCCGGTGGAGGTCGTGCCGGTGAGGGAAGCAGTGAGCGAGCCGGTCGTGCGTGTGTCAAGAAGGGCGAGCACGGCAGAATCGCTGGGCGATGAGGAGTTCAAGAAGGATTATAACTTGAAGTACGCCTATGTCACGGGCTCGATGTATCGTGGCGTGGCCTCTGAGCGCCTGGTCATTCAGGTCGGCAAGGCGGGCATGCTGGGTTTTTACGGGACCGGAGGCATGAAGCTGGAGCAGATCGAACAGGCGATCCGCACGATTCAGCAGGCGTTGATGCACGGTGAGGCGTATGGCATGAACCTGCTGCATAACCAAGGCAACCCATCGATGGAGGAGATGACGGTCGATCTCTTCCTGCGCACCGGCGTGCGGAACGTGGAGGCAAGCGCCTACATGGCGGTGAACTCCGCATTGGTCCGCTACCGGGCGAAAGGGCTGAAACGCTCGGCAGAAGGCGGCGTGATCGTCGAAAACCGCATCCTCGCCAAAGTCTCGCGCCCGGAAGTTGCCGAGGCGTTTCTGAGCCCGGCACCGGAGCGCATCGTCGACAAGCTGTTGCTGGAACAGCGGATCACGCGCGAGGAAGCAGATCTGCTCCGCGAAGTTCCGGTGGCGGATGACATCACCGTTGAGGCCGACTCCGGCGGACATACCGATCAGGGGGTCTCTTCCGTGCTGCTTCCGTCGATCGTTCGCCTGCGCGATGAGATGATGGCCAAATACGGATACAAGAAGAAGATTCGCATCGGAGCGGCCGGCGGTATCGGAACCCCGGAAGCTGCGGTGGCGGCGCTCGTGCTCGGGGCGGATTATCTCGTGACCGGCTCGATCAACCAATGCACGGTGGAAGCGCAGACGTCCGAGTCGGTGAAGGATCTGCTGCAGGAGATGAACGTGCAGGACACGGCCTATGCGCCGGCGGGCGACATGTTTGAGATCGGCGCTCGCGTGCAGGTTTTGAAAAAAGGCGTCTTTTTCTCGGCCCGTGCGAACAAGCTGTACGATCTCTACCGCCAGTTCAACTCGCTGGAGGAGATCGATGAGAAGACCCGCCGCATTTTGCAAGAGCGTTACTTCAAGCGCAGTTTCGACGAGGTCTACCGCGAAGTACAAGCCTATGTGGCCCCGCAGGAGATCGAGAAGGCGGAGCGCAATCCCAAGCACAAGATGGCGCTGATCTTCAAATGGTATTTTGGCTATTCGTCGCGCATGGCGCTCAGCGGGGACGCCGAGCACACGGTGGATTATCAGGTGCATTGCGGCCCGGCCTTGGGGGCGTTCAACCGCTGGGTGAAAGGCACGCCGCTGGAAAGCTGGAGAGCGCGCCATGTCGATGTGATCGGCGAAAAACTGATGCGCGAAACGGCAGACCTGCTGAACCGGCGCATCTCTGAACTGGTCGGATTGTAA
- a CDS encoding 4'-phosphopantetheinyl transferase family protein — MGEVCPPESFVQGLDVRGGEEPYSAWLSVCCAQSAAEYQATIPFLHPNELAFYEGLQFERRITSYLAGRYAAKRAVAVSVQEERLDRIWIDRGILHQPLIVHPAALNLQVSISHCDELGAALVFPEALPMGMDVEQICPARQAVLAGQMTERERERIGAQPGSEALLMTLYWSAKEALSKVLKTGLGVPFEFLEITGLEQQGTAWVAAYSHFPQFQVAGWVVGERVFAIAYPKDCRLDLEAVQDLLCKVEEVI, encoded by the coding sequence ATGGGTGAAGTGTGTCCTCCGGAGAGCTTCGTGCAGGGACTTGACGTGCGAGGGGGAGAGGAGCCGTACAGCGCTTGGTTGAGCGTTTGCTGTGCGCAGTCGGCGGCGGAGTATCAGGCCACGATCCCGTTTCTGCACCCGAACGAGCTGGCGTTTTATGAAGGGCTGCAGTTTGAGCGGCGGATCACCAGCTATCTGGCCGGACGCTATGCGGCCAAGCGAGCGGTGGCGGTCTCTGTGCAGGAAGAACGTCTGGATCGGATCTGGATCGATCGTGGGATTCTTCACCAGCCGCTGATCGTACACCCTGCCGCTCTCAATCTGCAGGTGAGCATCTCTCATTGCGACGAGCTGGGGGCGGCGCTCGTCTTTCCGGAAGCGCTGCCGATGGGGATGGATGTCGAGCAGATCTGTCCGGCCCGGCAAGCCGTGCTGGCGGGTCAGATGACGGAGCGGGAACGCGAGCGGATCGGTGCGCAGCCAGGGTCTGAGGCGCTCTTGATGACGCTGTACTGGTCGGCCAAGGAAGCCTTGTCCAAAGTCTTGAAAACTGGCCTTGGGGTGCCGTTCGAGTTTTTGGAGATCACAGGGCTCGAACAGCAGGGAACGGCTTGGGTGGCGGCTTACTCTCATTTTCCGCAGTTCCAAGTTGCGGGCTGGGTCGTAGGGGAGCGCGTCTTTGCGATCGCCTATCCCAAGGACTGTCGTTTGGACTTGGAGGCCGTGCAGGATCTGTTGTGCAAGGTGGAAGAAGTTATATAA
- a CDS encoding MBL fold metallo-hydrolase, with the protein MKNYAYILVDKATRQAAVVDPAWDLELIDGMLRSLEAELTCILLTHSHHDHVNKVEPLLELYPAARAYMSVKEIDAYGFACRNLHSFEEGETILLGETPITCMLTPGHTAGGACFRLADDLITGDTVFIEGCGVCNGAGGSPEQMHDSFQRIRKSTPPHVRVYPGHSYGKEPGMAFRDVLEHNIYFQIEQKEHFVRFRMRKNQGQLFNFK; encoded by the coding sequence ATGAAAAATTATGCGTACATACTCGTGGACAAAGCCACCCGGCAGGCGGCTGTGGTGGACCCGGCTTGGGACTTGGAGTTGATCGACGGGATGCTTCGCTCATTGGAGGCGGAGTTGACTTGCATCCTGCTGACACATTCGCATCACGATCATGTCAACAAGGTGGAGCCGCTGTTGGAGCTCTACCCGGCGGCGCGGGCGTACATGTCGGTCAAGGAGATCGATGCCTACGGGTTCGCATGTCGGAATCTGCATTCGTTTGAGGAGGGGGAGACGATCTTGCTGGGAGAGACGCCGATTACCTGCATGCTGACGCCAGGGCACACGGCCGGTGGGGCTTGTTTTCGGCTCGCAGACGATCTAATCACGGGGGATACGGTGTTTATTGAAGGTTGCGGCGTCTGCAATGGGGCCGGAGGTTCCCCGGAGCAGATGCATGACAGTTTTCAGAGGATTCGCAAGTCCACACCCCCTCATGTGCGGGTGTATCCAGGTCATTCTTATGGCAAGGAGCCGGGCATGGCGTTTCGGGATGTGCTGGAGCACAATATCTATTTTCAGATTGAGCAAAAAGAGCATTTTGTCCGGTTTCGGATGCGCAAGAACCAGGGGCAATTGTTCAATTTTAAATAA